Proteins from a genomic interval of Polaribacter sejongensis:
- a CDS encoding helix-turn-helix domain-containing protein, whose amino-acid sequence MKSLSEFVKERRKSANLTQIEFADIAGVALTVVRKIEQRKRI is encoded by the coding sequence ATGAAGAGTTTATCAGAATTTGTTAAAGAGCGAAGAAAATCTGCTAATTTAACTCAAATTGAGTTTGCCGATATAGCAGGAGTAGCTCTAACTGTTGTACGTAAAATAGAGCAGAGAAAACGAATTTAA
- a CDS encoding 5' nucleotidase, NT5C type, with protein sequence MKKIVLIDMDGVLVEFGDGSFKENKNKKGFFFNKKPIKGAVKAFKELSVKYDCYIVSTPVWSNPHCWMEKRLWVEKHIGLEAKKRLILTHHKNLVKGDYIIDDTKNHGVDKFEGVHIMFGQKSYSNWNDVLEYLK encoded by the coding sequence ATGAAGAAGATAGTATTAATAGATATGGATGGCGTTTTGGTAGAATTTGGTGATGGATCATTTAAAGAAAATAAGAATAAAAAAGGTTTTTTCTTCAATAAGAAACCAATTAAAGGTGCTGTAAAAGCATTTAAAGAGTTAAGTGTTAAATACGATTGTTATATAGTATCTACTCCAGTTTGGAGTAATCCACATTGTTGGATGGAAAAAAGATTGTGGGTTGAGAAGCATATAGGTTTAGAAGCTAAAAAAAGATTGATATTAACTCATCATAAAAATTTAGTAAAAGGAGATTATATAATCGATGACACAAAAAATCATGGTGTAGACAAGTTTGAAGGTGTGCATATTATGTTTGGTCAAAAATCTTATAGTAATTGGAACGATGTTCTTGAATATCTGAAATAA
- a CDS encoding viperin family antiviral radical SAM protein, with the protein MNTKITLSGFAGTGKSTVGKMIQEQLNFQFISVGNYTRDYARQEYGMDINEFQNKCKAEPGLDNEIDEKFKKECNSKNNLVIDYRLGFHFIGNAFHVLLKVSDENASKRIHLEDRSDETTSKKAIQLRNRTMRDRFRENYGVDFTNEDNYDLVINTDGLTPKEVMNSIIKQYQKQLIIKRIPSINFHLWEPCNMRCKFCFATFKDVKQTILPEGHLPEDEALEVVRKIAAAGFEKITFAGGEPLLCKWLPNLIKTAKQLGMTTMIVTNGSKLTDDFLKENKKYLDWIAVSIDSLEDENNIKIGRAITGKKPLSKAFYYELINKIHKYGYGLKINTVVNKVNYKDNLTAFIEYAKPKRWKVLQVLPIKGQNDSKIDDFKITDVEYTHFLNTHKDVETIVPESNDEIKGSYVMVDPAGRFFDNAQGTHNYSKPILEVGIQEALKTMNYDYGKFLNRGGIYNWNNVKSQDLKKEDLCYEK; encoded by the coding sequence ATGAATACAAAAATAACATTAAGCGGATTTGCAGGAACAGGAAAATCTACTGTAGGTAAAATGATTCAAGAACAATTAAACTTTCAATTTATTTCTGTGGGAAATTACACTAGAGATTATGCAAGGCAAGAGTATGGAATGGATATTAATGAATTTCAAAATAAATGTAAAGCAGAACCTGGACTGGATAATGAAATAGATGAAAAGTTTAAAAAGGAATGTAATAGTAAAAACAATTTAGTCATTGATTATAGACTAGGATTTCACTTTATAGGAAATGCATTTCATGTACTTTTAAAAGTATCTGATGAAAATGCTTCTAAAAGAATACATCTAGAAGATAGAAGTGATGAAACAACAAGCAAAAAAGCTATTCAGCTAAGAAATCGAACCATGAGAGATCGATTTAGAGAAAACTATGGTGTAGATTTTACTAATGAAGATAATTACGATTTGGTTATTAATACTGACGGTTTAACACCAAAAGAAGTAATGAACTCAATAATTAAACAGTATCAAAAACAATTGATTATAAAACGAATACCAAGTATAAATTTTCATTTATGGGAGCCATGTAATATGCGTTGTAAGTTTTGTTTTGCCACCTTTAAAGATGTAAAACAAACCATATTACCAGAAGGGCATTTACCAGAGGATGAAGCTTTAGAAGTGGTTAGAAAAATAGCCGCAGCAGGATTTGAAAAAATAACTTTTGCAGGAGGAGAACCGTTGCTTTGTAAATGGTTGCCAAATTTAATTAAAACAGCAAAACAATTAGGAATGACAACTATGATTGTGACCAATGGCAGTAAATTAACGGATGACTTTTTAAAGGAAAATAAAAAATATTTAGATTGGATTGCTGTTAGTATAGATAGCTTGGAAGATGAAAACAACATTAAAATTGGAAGAGCAATTACAGGAAAAAAGCCATTATCTAAAGCCTTTTATTACGAATTGATAAACAAGATCCATAAGTATGGTTATGGTTTAAAAATTAACACGGTAGTTAACAAAGTAAATTATAAGGACAATTTAACTGCGTTTATAGAATATGCCAAACCAAAACGCTGGAAAGTATTACAAGTCTTACCTATAAAAGGACAAAACGATAGTAAGATTGATGATTTTAAAATAACAGATGTTGAATATACTCATTTTTTAAACACACATAAAGACGTAGAAACTATTGTTCCAGAATCTAATGATGAAATTAAAGGGAGCTATGTAATGGTTGATCCTGCAGGACGTTTTTTTGATAATGCACAAGGAACACATAATTACAGTAAACCAATTTTAGAAGTTGGTATACAGGAAGCTTTAAAAACAATGAATTATGATTATGGTAAGTTTTTAAACAGGGGAGGAATTTACAATTGGAATAATGTCAAAAGCCAAGATTTAAAAAAGGAGGATTTGTGTTATGAAAAATAG
- a CDS encoding LytR/AlgR family response regulator transcription factor — translation MIRYILVDDEPKIIERVKAKIDTIAKSFNLVHIKSFDSSLKAFEEINESDYDLLIVDFEMPIFNGIELAKKIAIDKKIIFLTSTTDNEKLVINELDISGYLSKPFELEEFKYVLKNKVIGKIKPLPISNSNSTITLHIGTNRDIRFQLDQAYYISRSKNFENKKPDKNCVRIYGENDEVLFDNVRKSINELHSELKIYGFEKINQSTIINMLHIKERDNTNISLFHCKETFEVTAKEKLSFVDRLRAKFKS, via the coding sequence ATGATACGTTATATTCTTGTTGATGATGAACCTAAAATTATAGAGAGGGTTAAAGCTAAAATTGATACAATAGCAAAATCTTTTAATTTAGTGCATATAAAAAGTTTTGATAGCTCTTTAAAAGCTTTTGAAGAAATAAATGAATCGGATTATGATTTACTCATTGTTGATTTTGAAATGCCTATTTTTAATGGTATTGAGTTAGCAAAAAAAATAGCTATAGATAAAAAAATAATTTTCTTAACTTCCACTACGGACAATGAAAAACTAGTAATTAATGAACTAGATATTTCTGGTTATTTAAGCAAACCATTTGAGCTTGAAGAGTTTAAATATGTTTTAAAAAATAAGGTTATTGGTAAGATAAAACCTTTACCTATTTCAAATTCAAATAGTACAATTACTTTACATATTGGAACAAATAGAGATATAAGATTTCAACTAGATCAGGCTTATTATATAAGTAGAAGTAAAAATTTTGAAAACAAAAAACCGGATAAGAATTGCGTTCGTATTTATGGAGAAAATGATGAAGTTCTGTTTGATAACGTCAGAAAAAGTATTAATGAACTTCATTCGGAATTAAAAATATATGGCTTTGAAAAAATTAATCAAAGTACTATTATTAATATGTTACATATTAAAGAAAGAGATAATACAAATATAAGTTTGTTTCATTGTAAAGAAACTTTTGAAGTTACTGCCAAAGAGAAACTTAGTTTTGTAGATAGATTAAGAGCTAAATTTAAAAGTTAA
- a CDS encoding McrC family protein — MVKQHKISIFEHQKLYIGTQGFKQTHLDALLKLNEYHDGNYFEPIAKGIRFNQYVGVIQVDGLIIEINPKADKDDEDYKWKGVLLKMLKACGKIKADSSGDANVRRQHLNLLEIYFELYLKEVEILVRKGFIKQYRKQTKNTKALKGKLEFAGNIRHNIVHKERFYTTHQVYDSNHFLHQVLHKALTIVSQFTKGTRLQDTTNRVLLNFPEVDTKTITVKQLNTIILNRKSNNYKPALDLARLIILNYSPDIASGKEKMLSLLFDMNQLWEEYVLKQLQKACEGKDITVSGQESKSFWGANSLRPDIVLRKGNQRYIIDTKWKRPLKSSASVSDLRQMYAYCRFWDAEKAVLLYPGKTSENKFKSYLTDDYSLDNNEDSKKIKHQCKMGFVSVLDTEGNLRKDIATDILKLLDF, encoded by the coding sequence TTGGTAAAACAGCATAAAATATCGATTTTCGAACACCAAAAATTATACATTGGTACACAAGGTTTTAAACAAACGCATTTAGATGCGCTTTTAAAATTAAATGAATACCATGATGGTAATTATTTTGAGCCTATTGCAAAAGGGATTCGCTTTAATCAGTATGTTGGAGTTATTCAAGTAGATGGTTTAATTATAGAAATTAATCCAAAAGCTGACAAAGATGATGAAGATTACAAGTGGAAAGGTGTTTTATTAAAAATGTTGAAAGCTTGTGGAAAAATTAAAGCAGATTCCTCTGGAGACGCAAATGTAAGAAGACAACATCTTAATTTATTAGAAATATATTTTGAGTTGTACTTAAAAGAAGTAGAAATCTTGGTTCGGAAAGGTTTCATCAAACAATACAGAAAGCAAACTAAAAACACAAAAGCGCTTAAAGGGAAATTAGAATTCGCAGGAAACATAAGACATAATATCGTTCATAAAGAACGTTTTTATACAACGCATCAAGTGTATGATAGCAATCATTTTCTGCATCAAGTATTACACAAAGCGTTAACTATTGTTAGTCAATTTACAAAAGGCACAAGATTGCAAGACACAACAAATAGAGTTCTTTTAAATTTTCCTGAAGTAGATACTAAAACCATTACCGTAAAACAGTTAAACACCATTATATTAAACAGAAAATCGAATAACTATAAACCCGCCTTAGATTTAGCACGATTGATTATTTTAAATTACTCTCCAGATATTGCAAGCGGAAAAGAAAAAATGTTGTCTTTATTGTTTGATATGAATCAACTTTGGGAAGAATATGTTTTAAAACAACTTCAAAAAGCCTGCGAAGGAAAAGATATTACAGTTTCAGGACAAGAATCAAAATCATTTTGGGGCGCAAATAGTTTAAGACCTGATATTGTTTTAAGAAAAGGAAATCAAAGGTACATTATAGACACCAAATGGAAACGACCATTAAAAAGTTCGGCTTCTGTAAGTGATTTACGTCAAATGTATGCCTATTGCCGTTTTTGGGATGCAGAAAAGGCTGTTTTATTGTATCCTGGAAAAACTTCTGAAAATAAATTTAAATCGTACTTAACAGACGATTACTCCTTAGACAATAATGAAGATTCAAAAAAAATAAAACATCAATGTAAAATGGGGTTTGTTTCTGTTTTAGATACTGAAGGTAACCTTAGAAAAGATATTGCTACTGATATTTTAAAGTTATTGGATTTTTAA
- a CDS encoding AAA family ATPase yields the protein MAFTPNSITKNHVFNAINKIEEQQIKLTKSTRWLVKIDNTTYPPKEVMRYAHKEMNGEKIWYYNGGAATNNYLKKMGFLILDMHKNKLQNLIDNYKEEIKKTHLKDERYKWELLKTYKGLPNLNADNFLDEVKKIDYDNLPYAMSKAVIKQLLLKEPEKIRLLFKNLFNESIDLNTRVKAFNEETLKFYRGLGETLSHHQDERTISVYLTFYNPEKYTFYKYSYYKELCDLLNIEQAKINERYAHYLELIHQIISEYIENDTELIELVKASIPEYYDGSNNLLVAQDILYQMFNKFEPINYWMYAPGENASKWDEFYEKGIMGLGWDDLGDLNAYSTKKSIQIKLQELADTTSAKTNNTAANYEFLKVMKPGDIIIVKKGIHELLGYGEVTSELFYDDERASYKNYRNVDWLLKGNWKLDDNLALKTLTNITKYKEKGNESTNYYDKLLAIMNGDKVESKNVIETNNTPPTNQILYGPPGTGKTFYLKDQLFEKYTVAQGSLTKSQYLENFVTDFTWWQIITIAVLDLKLAKTNDLLNHELIIAKSKLSSSKNIRPILWSSLQTHTVLECKNVKVQQRIEPLIFNKNDNSKWSIVDTQLKELYPEALEHLEKIKKYKANDDITIKNYDFVTFHQSFAYEDFIEGIKPISPEEGEESKDLGYAIEDGVFKKLCLRAKNDPNNRYAIFIDEINRGNVSAIFGELITLIEIDKRKDAKNEISIKLPYSKTAFSVPFNIDIYGTMNTADRSVEALDTALRRRFEFKEMMPDYVVIKNGEVEGIKLSEVLKKINQRIELLIDRDHTIGHSYFVNVTSTEKLANAFNNKIVPLLQEYFYGDYGKIGLVLGNGFVKINKNDTINFADFKYDNANDFKIASYELKHVDEKTVIDAVSILLGSKETPQ from the coding sequence ATGGCATTTACTCCAAATAGTATTACAAAAAACCACGTATTTAACGCTATTAATAAAATAGAAGAACAACAAATTAAACTAACAAAATCTACTAGATGGTTAGTAAAAATAGATAACACTACATATCCACCAAAAGAAGTTATGCGTTATGCTCATAAAGAAATGAATGGAGAGAAAATTTGGTACTATAATGGTGGTGCAGCAACAAATAATTATTTAAAAAAAATGGGATTTCTAATATTAGATATGCATAAAAATAAGCTACAAAATCTTATAGATAATTACAAAGAAGAAATTAAAAAAACACATTTAAAAGATGAACGTTACAAATGGGAATTACTAAAAACATACAAAGGACTTCCTAATTTAAATGCTGATAATTTTTTAGATGAAGTAAAAAAAATTGATTACGATAATTTGCCTTATGCTATGAGTAAAGCAGTTATTAAACAATTATTACTTAAAGAACCCGAAAAAATACGATTATTATTTAAAAATCTCTTTAATGAATCTATTGATTTAAATACTAGAGTTAAAGCGTTTAACGAAGAAACTTTAAAATTTTATAGAGGGTTAGGAGAAACTCTTTCGCATCATCAAGATGAAAGAACCATATCGGTTTATTTAACTTTTTACAATCCAGAAAAATATACTTTTTACAAGTATTCCTATTATAAGGAATTATGTGATTTATTAAATATTGAACAAGCAAAAATAAATGAAAGGTATGCACATTATTTAGAATTGATACATCAAATAATTTCTGAATATATAGAAAATGATACCGAACTTATTGAACTCGTAAAAGCTTCTATCCCCGAATACTATGATGGCTCTAACAATCTTTTAGTAGCTCAAGACATTTTATATCAAATGTTTAATAAATTTGAACCTATAAATTATTGGATGTATGCTCCAGGAGAAAATGCTAGTAAATGGGACGAGTTTTATGAAAAGGGAATTATGGGACTTGGTTGGGATGATTTAGGTGATTTAAATGCATATTCCACTAAAAAATCAATTCAAATAAAACTTCAAGAATTAGCGGATACTACTTCCGCTAAAACAAATAATACCGCTGCGAATTACGAATTTTTAAAAGTAATGAAACCAGGAGATATTATTATTGTAAAAAAAGGGATACATGAATTGTTAGGTTACGGAGAAGTTACTTCGGAATTATTTTATGATGATGAGAGAGCATCTTATAAAAATTATAGAAATGTAGATTGGCTTTTAAAAGGTAATTGGAAATTGGATGATAATTTGGCATTAAAGACATTAACCAATATTACTAAATACAAAGAAAAAGGAAATGAAAGTACAAATTATTACGATAAACTATTAGCGATTATGAATGGAGATAAAGTTGAAAGTAAAAATGTAATAGAGACAAATAATACTCCTCCAACAAATCAAATTCTATACGGACCTCCAGGAACAGGAAAAACTTTTTATTTAAAAGATCAATTATTTGAAAAATATACAGTAGCTCAAGGTAGTTTAACTAAATCACAATATTTAGAAAATTTTGTCACTGATTTTACTTGGTGGCAAATAATTACGATTGCAGTTTTAGATCTTAAATTGGCAAAAACTAATGATTTATTGAATCATGAATTAATAATTGCTAAATCTAAATTATCCTCCTCTAAAAATATTAGACCAATTTTATGGAGTTCATTACAAACACACACTGTTTTAGAATGTAAAAATGTGAAAGTACAGCAACGTATTGAGCCACTAATTTTCAATAAAAATGACAATTCTAAATGGTCAATTGTGGATACACAATTAAAAGAACTTTACCCAGAAGCTCTTGAACATTTAGAAAAAATAAAAAAATATAAAGCAAATGATGATATAACAATTAAAAACTACGACTTTGTTACTTTCCATCAATCTTTTGCATACGAAGATTTTATTGAAGGAATCAAACCAATTTCACCAGAAGAAGGAGAAGAATCGAAAGATCTAGGATATGCCATTGAAGATGGTGTTTTTAAAAAATTATGTTTACGAGCAAAAAATGATCCTAACAATAGATACGCTATTTTTATAGACGAAATAAACAGAGGAAATGTTTCAGCTATTTTTGGCGAGCTCATTACATTAATAGAAATAGACAAACGTAAAGACGCTAAGAACGAGATAAGTATTAAACTCCCCTACTCTAAGACAGCATTTAGCGTACCTTTTAATATTGACATTTATGGAACTATGAATACAGCAGATAGAAGCGTTGAGGCCTTAGACACTGCCTTACGTCGTCGTTTCGAGTTTAAAGAAATGATGCCAGATTATGTTGTTATTAAAAATGGGGAAGTGGAAGGAATAAAACTTTCTGAGGTTTTAAAAAAGATAAATCAACGTATAGAATTATTAATCGATAGAGATCATACCATTGGTCACTCCTACTTTGTAAATGTTACTTCAACAGAGAAATTAGCCAATGCTTTTAACAATAAAATTGTGCCTTTACTACAAGAATATTTTTATGGAGATTATGGGAAAATTGGGTTGGTTTTGGGTAATGGTTTTGTGAAAATTAATAAAAATGATACTATTAATTTTGCTGATTTTAAATATGATAATGCGAATGATTTTAAAATCGCTAGTTACGAACTAAAACATGTTGATGAAAAAACGGTTATTGATGCTGTTTCAATATTATTAGGCTCAAAAGAAACTCCTCAATAA
- a CDS encoding PD-(D/E)XK nuclease family protein translates to MKIEELQKFIKENKIPKIKGKPKTFLGIAKQPHYENVLSNIYAFYFNVNEVHKLYDLFIVSLQELIAKKLIDTDLTKDISFSEGFEIETEYTTKKGGRIDLLLTSENEAIIIENKVYHLLNNDLKDYWNSIDGLVTKKIGIVLSLNPILEIKHKHFINITHLELFNSVMSNLGNYLLEANDKYLVFLKDLYQNITNLSKSFMEKKDLEFYFKNKEEINQIVEFKDTVLDHVISELRIVGDSIEDVDTNIPRRSSDAGKRYCYLKSKINSNLMITIVFRDLLLKDEMYIVVEFKGAALKNKAQYNVVEFTAEEKEILVEGFENSTNNYWAHFAIKRYDLKQDEILNLSDFISRALKDDYLLAVYRKLNEYMLVQKKEKELVG, encoded by the coding sequence ATGAAAATTGAAGAACTCCAAAAATTTATAAAAGAAAACAAAATACCAAAAATTAAAGGCAAGCCTAAAACCTTTTTAGGAATTGCTAAACAACCACATTACGAAAATGTATTATCTAACATTTATGCCTTTTATTTTAATGTAAATGAGGTACATAAATTATACGATTTGTTTATTGTTTCGTTACAAGAGCTAATTGCTAAAAAACTTATTGATACTGATTTAACAAAAGACATCTCATTTTCAGAAGGATTTGAGATAGAAACCGAATACACAACAAAAAAAGGAGGTAGAATAGATTTGTTGTTAACTTCAGAGAACGAAGCCATAATAATAGAAAACAAGGTATATCACCTCCTAAATAATGATTTAAAAGATTATTGGAACTCTATTGATGGTTTAGTCACTAAGAAAATAGGAATTGTACTTTCCTTAAATCCAATTTTAGAAATAAAACACAAACATTTTATAAATATTACGCATTTAGAACTGTTTAACAGTGTTATGAGTAATCTAGGTAATTATTTGTTAGAAGCAAATGACAAGTATCTAGTGTTTTTAAAAGATTTATATCAAAATATTACCAACCTAAGTAAAAGTTTTATGGAAAAGAAAGATTTAGAGTTCTACTTTAAAAACAAAGAAGAAATCAATCAAATAGTTGAATTTAAAGATACTGTTTTAGATCATGTTATTAGCGAATTAAGAATTGTTGGTGATAGTATTGAAGATGTAGATACAAATATACCAAGACGGTCAAGTGATGCTGGTAAAAGGTATTGCTATTTAAAATCTAAAATAAACAGTAATCTTATGATTACAATAGTGTTCAGGGATTTATTGCTGAAAGATGAAATGTATATTGTTGTCGAGTTTAAAGGTGCTGCATTAAAAAATAAAGCACAATACAATGTGGTAGAGTTTACAGCTGAAGAAAAAGAAATATTAGTAGAAGGCTTTGAAAACAGCACAAATAACTATTGGGCTCATTTTGCTATAAAAAGATATGACTTGAAGCAAGATGAAATTCTAAATTTAAGCGACTTTATTTCTAGAGCTTTAAAAGACGATTATTTATTAGCTGTTTACAGAAAGTTAAATGAATATATGTTAGTTCAGAAGAAGGAAAAAGAATTGGTTGGGTAA
- a CDS encoding pentapeptide repeat-containing protein: MARTLITEQEFESQFTLAAGFGDSSPIRFSSKIFDFYIEISPEHRELIFIDCEFLEPILFCKGVQLVQEVDEIIDGDDLFNEVETNVFSESVTFRVCQFEKKIQFDDVIFSNKFKIHNCTVNDASFRNTTFNDLADFWLTTFNKDIIFYKTDFNKTTVFSMARFIGNVLFTYSLFTTKVIFARTKFNKGVDLSQSIISGKLQPFDLQFNFKEFKAEYVGKDDETFQNYVDRDAIIPLVNKVHTFQVLKKAFEDIGNYSDSIIMQREEKRAFRTLTKERANENRINSNNRVIIWSKRWLNKANKWLVKVFLKLNKLVSNKKGDQFILWLNRWSNNYQSDFRNGIWFTLLVTIIFGSITLLFTEAFHNNICFGDYEFNKQAFTKGVRYLFTFLNPTRNLDYLDSLKPTYGGIAYLFDFLGRLAVGYGFYQTIQAFRKFK, from the coding sequence ATGGCTAGAACATTAATAACAGAACAAGAGTTTGAATCACAATTTACGTTGGCTGCAGGATTTGGTGATTCAAGTCCTATCCGATTCAGTTCTAAAATATTTGATTTTTATATAGAAATATCACCAGAACACAGAGAGTTGATATTTATAGATTGTGAGTTTTTAGAGCCTATACTTTTTTGTAAAGGTGTTCAATTAGTACAAGAGGTTGACGAAATTATCGATGGAGATGATTTGTTTAATGAAGTCGAAACTAATGTGTTTAGTGAAAGTGTTACTTTTAGAGTGTGTCAATTTGAAAAAAAAATACAGTTTGATGATGTTATATTTAGTAACAAGTTTAAAATACATAATTGTACTGTCAATGATGCTTCATTTCGTAACACCACATTTAACGATTTAGCAGATTTTTGGTTAACTACATTCAATAAAGATATAATTTTTTATAAAACAGATTTTAATAAAACTACAGTCTTTAGTATGGCGAGATTTATAGGTAATGTATTATTTACTTATTCGTTGTTTACTACTAAAGTTATTTTTGCAAGAACGAAATTTAACAAAGGTGTTGATTTATCACAATCAATAATATCTGGAAAATTACAGCCTTTTGATTTACAATTTAATTTCAAAGAATTTAAGGCAGAGTATGTTGGTAAAGATGATGAGACTTTTCAAAATTATGTAGATAGAGATGCTATAATACCTTTAGTAAATAAAGTGCATACATTTCAAGTTTTAAAAAAAGCTTTTGAAGATATTGGTAATTATTCGGACTCAATTATAATGCAACGTGAAGAAAAAAGAGCATTTAGAACGCTTACTAAAGAACGTGCAAACGAGAATAGAATTAATTCAAATAATAGAGTCATAATATGGTCTAAAAGATGGTTAAACAAAGCTAATAAATGGCTTGTAAAGGTATTCCTTAAATTGAATAAACTTGTTTCAAATAAAAAAGGAGATCAGTTCATTTTATGGCTTAATAGATGGTCAAATAATTATCAATCAGATTTTAGAAATGGTATTTGGTTTACATTATTAGTTACAATAATTTTTGGTAGTATAACTTTGCTATTTACTGAAGCCTTCCATAATAATATATGTTTTGGTGATTATGAATTTAACAAGCAGGCTTTTACTAAAGGGGTTCGGTATTTATTTACTTTTCTTAATCCAACAAGGAATTTAGATTATTTAGATAGTTTAAAACCTACGTATGGAGGAATAGCTTATTTGTTTGATTTTCTTGGTCGTTTAGCAGTTGGTTATGGTTTTTACCAAACTATACAAGCCTTTAGGAAGTTTAAATAA
- a CDS encoding restriction endonuclease subunit S has product MNRISLEKISKIINSGLTPLRSNKEFWIDGNIPWVKTEQLGEKYIHDSNEKITNYALQNTSIKLNPENTLSIAMYGEGKTRGSVSILKTETTTNQACCNIVIDEKKADFEFVYYYLKTQYDNLRNLSSGVRKNLNSRDIKNFEISLPNLQTQKQIAKVLSDLDAKIEINNKINQELEAMAKTLYDYWFVQFDFPVALATSSELDSEPLTSENLKPYKSSGGKMVFNEELKREIPFGWEVGTLLDIANFQNGLACQKFRPINDDFLRVIKIKDMKEGFSEKTEKVRPDVPDKIKIFNGDILFSWSASLEVIQWSGGNGALNQHIFKVTSEKHPKSYYYFELLNYLQHFKMQAELRKTTMGHITQEHLKQSRIVIPPKKIINQLDIIINPILEKVNKNKIENQKLSELRDWLLPMLMNGQITVKEAKEHINQAAEPQENYSKSNG; this is encoded by the coding sequence ATGAATAGAATTTCTCTTGAAAAAATTTCAAAAATAATTAATAGTGGATTAACACCTTTAAGGTCAAATAAAGAATTTTGGATTGACGGCAATATTCCTTGGGTAAAAACAGAGCAATTAGGAGAAAAATATATTCATGATTCAAATGAAAAAATAACAAATTACGCTTTACAAAATACTTCTATTAAACTAAATCCAGAAAACACATTAAGTATTGCAATGTATGGTGAAGGAAAAACAAGAGGAAGTGTATCAATTTTAAAAACCGAAACAACAACAAACCAAGCTTGTTGTAATATTGTTATTGATGAAAAAAAAGCTGACTTTGAGTTCGTTTACTATTATTTAAAAACTCAATATGATAATTTAAGAAACTTATCTTCTGGAGTTAGAAAAAACTTAAATTCTAGGGATATTAAAAACTTTGAAATATCATTACCAAATCTACAAACCCAAAAACAAATTGCCAAAGTTTTATCAGATTTAGATGCAAAAATAGAAATCAACAATAAAATAAACCAAGAATTAGAAGCAATGGCCAAAACGTTGTATGATTATTGGTTTGTACAATTCGATTTTCCTGTTGCGCTAGCAACAAGTTCCGAACTTGATTCAGAACCTCTAACTTCAGAAAATTTAAAACCCTACAAATCTTCTGGTGGAAAAATGGTTTTTAATGAGGAGTTGAAGCGTGAGATTCCTTTTGGTTGGGAGGTTGGAACATTATTAGATATTGCAAATTTTCAAAATGGTTTAGCTTGTCAAAAGTTTAGACCAATAAATGATGATTTTTTAAGAGTCATTAAGATTAAAGATATGAAGGAAGGTTTTTCAGAAAAAACTGAAAAAGTTAGACCTGATGTTCCCGATAAAATTAAAATTTTTAATGGAGATATATTATTCTCTTGGTCTGCTTCACTTGAAGTTATTCAATGGTCTGGAGGAAATGGAGCTTTAAATCAACACATTTTTAAAGTTACTTCTGAAAAACATCCTAAATCATATTACTATTTTGAATTACTAAATTACTTGCAACATTTTAAAATGCAGGCTGAATTACGTAAAACTACGATGGGACACATAACTCAAGAACATTTAAAACAGAGTAGAATAGTAATTCCTCCAAAAAAAATAATAAATCAATTAGACATTATTATTAACCCAATTTTGGAAAAAGTAAACAAAAATAAGATTGAAAACCAAAAACTTTCAGAATTACGAGATTGGTTATTGCCCATGTTAATGAATGGGCAAATTACAGTTAAAGAAGCAAAAGAACATATTAATCAAGCAGCAGAACCACAAGAAAATTATTCTAAATCAAATGGCTAG